A window from Chrysemys picta bellii isolate R12L10 chromosome 2, ASM1138683v2, whole genome shotgun sequence encodes these proteins:
- the LOC101949658 gene encoding C-C chemokine receptor type 8-like, with product MTLTSPFPNITEYNYVYDEGTSPCSEGNGFSRFKSLFLPIVYCLVFVFCLVGNALVICVLLTRKKVTTMTDVCLLNLAISDLLFVVPLPFQAHYASEEWIFGNAVCKMMAGIYYIGFYSSIFFITLMSIDRYIAVVHAVYAMRVRTATCGIMISLLLWMTAGLAAIPNMAFNQEVEIEQSRECVPKYPPGQETWRFFIQFEVNILGLLIPLSILIYCYSHILKNLQSCKNRNKIKAIKLIFIIVVVFFLFWAPFNIVLFLDSLQNLHVINDCETSQRLKLALQLTESISFIHCCLNPVIYAFAGEMFKAHLKKMFQTCSRRISSSNSANHSHSLPTQVLGYSDSDRVL from the coding sequence ATGACTCTTACAAGCCCTTTCCCAAACATCACAGAATATAACTATGTGTATGATGAAGGTACCTCTCCTTGCAGTGAAGGCAATGGTTTCAGCAGGTTTAAATCACTGTTTCTTCCAATAGTTTACTGCCTGGTGTTTGTCTTCTGCCTAGTAGGAAATGCCTTGGTCATATGTGTACTCTTGACCAGGAAGAAAGTCACCACCATGACTGATGTGTGCTTGCTCAACCTTGCAATCTCTGACCTGCTCTTTGTTGTCCCCCTCCCATTTCAAGCTCACTATGCTTCAGAAGAATGGATTTTCGGAAATGCAGTGTGTAAAATGATGGCTGGCATTTATTACATAGGCTTCTACAGTAGCATTTTCTTTATAACCCTCATGAGCATAGACAGGTACATAGCAGTCGTTCATGCTGTCTATGCTATGAGAGTTCGGACAGCCACTTGTGGCATAATGATAAGCTTACTCCTGTGGATGACGGCTGGTCTGGCTGCCATACCAAATATGGCGTTTAACCAAGAAGTGGAAATTGAACAGTCTCGCGAGTGTGTCCCCAAATATCCTCCAGGCCAAGAGACCTGGCGATTTTTCATTCAGTTTGAAGTCAACATCTTGGGCCTTTTGATCCCGCTCAGCATCCTCATTTACTGCTACTCCCACATCCTGAAAAATCTGCAGAGCTGCAAAAACCGGAACAAGATCAAAGCCATCAAGCTGATTTTCATCATCGTGGTCGTCTTTTTCCTTTTCTGGGCTCCCTTCAACATTGTGCTTTTTCTAGACTCTCTGCAGAACTTGCACGTCATCAACGACTGCGAGACGAGCCAAAGGCTGAAGCTGGCCCTGCAGCTGACCGAATCAATCTCCTTCATCCACTGCTGCCTGAACCCCGTGATCTATGCTTTTGCTGGCGAGATGTTTAAAGCTCACCTTAAAAAAATGTTCCAAACCTGCAGTCGTCGCATTTCTAGTAGCAATTCAGCCAATCATTCTCACTCCTTGCCCACTCAAGTATTAGGCTATTCTGATAGTGACAGAGTTCTGTAA